Part of the Halococcus saccharolyticus DSM 5350 genome is shown below.
CTCAACAACATGACCGATACGGTGTTGATCACCGACGACGACGGCGCGTTCACCTACGTCTGTCCCAACGTTCACTTCATCTTCGGCTACACCGCCGAGGAAATCCACGATCTCGGCTCGATCGAGAGCCTTCTCGGATCGGACCTGTTCGATCGGAACGACCTGGCCGCCGAGGGTGTGCTGAAGAACATCGAGTGTACGGCGACCGACAAGGCGGGCCGCGAGCACACCCTGCTGGTGAACGTGCGGGAGGTGTCGATCCAGGGCGGCACGCTACTCTACAGTTGCCGCGATATCACCAAACGAAAGCGGCGCGAGGAGGCGCTTGCCGGGCTCCACACGACGACGCGCGACCTCCAGTACGCCGGGACCGATCGGGAGATCGCCCACATCGTGGTCGACGACGCGGCCGCAGTACTCGACCTCGACGCGAGCGCGGTCTACCTTTTCAACGCCGACGAGAACGCGCTCGAACCAGTCGCCGCCTCGAACGGCATGGGGCGACTCGACGGGCCGTTGCCGACGCGGCGGGCAAACGACGAGACCATCCCAGGACACACCTTCGTCGCGGACGATGCCCGGTTTTACGACGACGTTCACGACGCCGACCGACTCGCGAACGAGGCGACCGGGATCCGGAGCGGGGCGTACATTCCGCTCGGCGAGCACGGCGTGTTCGTCGCTGCCGCCGGGACGGTCGGGGCGTTCGACGACGTGCTCCGAGAGCTCACCGACCTGCTCGCGGCGACGGCCGAGGCCGCCCTCGATCGGGTCGAGCGCGAGAGCCGGCTCCGCGAGCAGGAGCGCGAACTCCAGCGGCGAAACGCCCAGCTCACGCGGCTCGACGGGCTCAACGAGATTATTCGGGAGATCGACGGGGCACTCGTCCGGGCGGAGACCCGCGAGGAGATCGACCGCGCCGTCTGTGAGCTGCTGACGGCCGAGGACCGGTTCGCGTTCGCGTGGATCGGCGACGTCGACCCGACTTCCGAGACGCTGGAACCACGGGCATGGGCCGGGACCGAGCAGGGCTACCTCGATAGCGTGTCGCTTTCGGTTGGCACGTCGGGGGCGGGGGAGCCGGCGGGCCAGGCGGCAGCCACCCGGGAGGTGCAGACAGTCTCGAACGTGGCCGACCGACTCCGGGAGGCACCGTGGCGGTCGGCGGCGCTCACGCGCGACTATCTATCGGTGCTCAGCGTGCCGCTGGCGCACGATGACTTCGAGTACGGTGTGTTGACCGTCTACGCCGAGACGGCGAACGCGTTCGACGGGACTGCACGAGCCGTGCTGGCGGAGCTCGGCGAAACCATCGCGTCGGCGACCAGCGCGGTCGAGCGGAAGAACGCACTGTTGACCACCGCGAACACGCGTCTGGAGTTCGAGACGCGCGACTCGGGGTTCGTGTTCGCCCGGCTCGCCCGACGTGCGGAATGTACTCTCTCATATCAGGGCGGCGTTCAGCGAACCGCGGACGGCGTCTACGTCTTCGTCACCGTGACCGACACCGACATCGAAGACGTCGTCGCTGCGGCTCGGGAGCTCGTATCGATCGCCGACGTCGAGCGGATCGGGACGGACGACGAGGCGGGTGTGCTCCGACTCCGACTCTCGCAGCCGTTCCTCGCGCTTGATCTCGCCGACCACGGAGCCGTCCTCCGGCGCGCCACGGCCGACGGCGAGACCGCGACGCTCGTCGTCGACGTGCCCAACAGCGTCGACGTCCGTCGCATCGATCGTCTCGTCGCCGAGACGTTCACGGACGTCGAGCTCCTGTCGAAGCGGTCGGTCGACCGCGCGTCGTCGCGAGACCTCCACGCGGCCTTTCTCGATCGGTTGACCGACCGCCAGCTGGAGGTGCTCCAGACGGCGTACTACAGCGGTTACTTCGAGTCGCCGCGCGAGAGCACGGGCGAGGAGATCGCAGCGACCCTCGGGATCTCGCCGCCGGCGTTCTACCGACACGCGCGAACGGTCCAGCGCAAGCTGTTTACCGTTTTGTTCGACGACATCGGCGTCCCGTCCGCCGTCACCGCCGGCTGAGCGGCGTTGCGAAACGACGTAGCCCCGGAATAGCGAACTGGTCAAGTGAATGGAGTTATCTGGGGGTGGGTTCAATAACAAACCTATACTCACGATCGCTGTTCGTTGTTGAACGCTGCTGGTAATCCGCCGGAAGTTCTTATTGGAAGACGATGCGAGACGTCGATCAGAGTGCCGATAGCGAAACGCCGTACGAATGCTTTGACTGTGGAACGATCGTGCTAGCGGCGACGAACCCGGGCCAGTGCGATGACTGCGGTGGCGAGATTCGCAACCGGCTGATCCCGCTCGAATGAGATGAGCTCGGACTCCCAGCCGACGGGTCCCTCGACCGAGACCGCCGATGCAGCCGAGACCGAATCCGCACTCGACACCGCCCGTCGCCAGCTCACCCGCGCGGCCGAGCACGTCGAGATCGATCCGAACGTCGTCGAGCGACTCGCCCATCCGAACGCGGTCCATGAGGTCTCGATCCCGCTCGAACGCGACGACGGCACCGTCGAGGTCTTTACTGGGTACCGTGCCCAACACGACAGCGTTCGCGGACCGTACAAGGGCGGCCTCCGCTTCCATCCGGGCGTGACCCACGACGAGTGTGTCGGGCTCTCGATGTGGATGACGTGGAAGTCCGCCGTGCTCGACCTCCCGTTCGGCGGGGCGAAAGGCGGGATCGTCGTCGATCCGAAGAATCTGAGCGCCGACGAGAACGAACGCCTCACACGGCGATTCGCCCAGGAGATCCGTGACGTGATCGGACCGACCCGCGATATCCCGGCCCCCGACATGGGGACCGACGCCCAGACGATGGCGTGGATCATGGACGCCTACTCGATGCAGCAGAGCGAGACCACACCGGGCGTCGTCACCGGCAAACCGCCCGTCGTCGGCGGGAGCTACGGCCGCGAGGAGGCTCCCGGCCGGAGTGTGGCGATCGTCACCCGCGAGGTCTGCACCCACTACGATCGCTCGCTATCGGGCACGACGGTCGCGATTCAGGGGTTCGGCAGCGTGGGCGCGAACGCCGCCCGACTGCTCGACGACTGGGGTGCGACCGTCGTCGCCGTGAGCGACGTCAACGGCGCGATTCACGACCCTACCGGTCTCGACGTTCACGCGATCCCCACTCACGAGGAGGAGCCCGAAGCGGTCACCGCCGGCGTCGACGACGTTCTCCCGAACGCCGATCTCCTCGAACTCGATGTCGACGTGTTGATTCCGGCGGCAGTCGGCAACGTTCTGACCGAAGCGAACGCCGACAACGTCCGGGCCGACATCGTGGTGGAGGGCGCGAACGGCCCGACGACGACCGCGGCGGACGAAATCTTCGAGAAGCGCGGAATTCCAGTCGTCCCCGATATCCTCGCCAACGCCGGCGGCGTCACGGTCTCTTATTTCGAGTGGCTCCAGGACATCAACCGCCGGGCGTGGTCGCTGGAGAAGGTCAACGAGGAGCTCGAAGCCGAGATGCTGGCGGCGTTCGAGGACGTTCGAACGGCAGTCGACGAGCGCGACGCGACGTGGCGCGACGCCGCCTACATCGTCGCACTCCGCCGGCTCGCCGAGGCTCAGGAAGCGCGCGGTCTCTGGCCGTAGACTCCTGCTTTTCGCGACGGCTCTGGCCCCACAATCAAGCCTCGATAGCGCCGACCTTGGGATCGTCGAGGCGTTCGTACAGATCACCGGGCGGGCCGACCCACGCGCCGAGCTCGAGTGCGCGCTCGATCAACCGCCGATAGAGTTCGCGATAGCCGGGGAAGTCGTCGCTCAGCAGCCGTGGGTGCCAGAGTACCGTCATCACCGCGTCGTTGTCGGCCGCTTCCGCGAGCAGCGATTCGCAGGCATCCCACGCCGCTTCGAAGTTCCCATCCTCGACCAGCGCGGTCTCCATCGCCGTGAGTGGGAAGACCACGAACTCGTCGTCGAACGGCCGGAGCGGCTCGTAGCCGTGCTGGAAGCCGTACTCCGTGCTCGATCCGAGCGAACTGTCGTAGTTGAGGCCGATCGCGCGGTGATGTCCCCAGGTTTCCTTTCCGGGGGTGAGGTTGAGGAAGTGCTGACGGCCGCCCGTCACTTCGTGACCCAGCGCACGCTCGATTTTCGCCTTCTCGTCGGCGAGGCGCTCGCGGTCGTCGAACGAGTCGAACGAGCCGTGGAGGCCGACCTCCCACCCGCCGGCGTCGAGCGCCTGGATGATGTTCGTGAGATCGGTGCTCTCGACGTCGTACCGACCGAGATGTTCGATCCAGTACCGAGGATTGCACCACTGTCGGAACGGTCGATTGGGTAGACCGGGCTCGGAGAGGAAATAGAACGCCGACCGCACGCCGAGATCGTCTTCGAGCGCCATCAGCGACTCGAACTGCCAGTAGGGGTTGTGACCTGGCCGGAACGCAGCGAGTTGGCTGGGGTCGCGTTCGTTCAGCGCGTCGTAGATCGCTCGATAGGTCTTGTACGGCCGGTCGACATCGTGGGTGAGACAGAGCGCGAACTCAGCCATCGGTCGCCCTGCTCGTCATCTCGACCTCGCTCACGCCCCCGTCCTCGCTGCCGCCGTTCTCGATGACCGCAACGATCCGTTCGGCGGCGTCGCCGTCGCCGTAGAGTTCGGGTTTTTCGGGCAACGAGACCGGCCGTGAGAGTTCTCGCGCGATGGCGGCCTCGTCCGCGCCGACGAGAACGTTCCAGCCCGCGTCGACGGTCTCGACCCACTCGGTCTCGTCCCGGAGGGTGACACACGGCGTATCGAGGAAAAAGGCCTCCTTCTGCACACCGCCGGAGTCGGTGGCGACGCGCTCGGCCCCGTCGAGCAGCCGGACGAAATCCACGTAGCCGACGGGATCGATCAGCGTGAGACACTCGGCGACCGTCTCTCGGAGGCCACACTCGGCGAGCCGTTCGCTCGTCCGCGGGTGGATCGGGAACACGACCTCGCGATCGGCGTCGCACAGCGCGGCCATGATGGCTTCCAATCTGTCGGGATCGTCGGTGTTGCCCGCGCGGTGGACGGTCGCGAGCACGTACTCGTTCGTGGTGAGGCCGTGCTCGTCGAGCACCGCCGACCGCTCTGCGGCACGACACCGCGCCCACCGGATGGCGTCGTACATCACGTCCCCTGTCTGGTGGACCATCCCGTCGCCGATCCCCTCCTTTCGGAGGTTCTCGACGCCGCGCTGGGTCGGTGCGAACAGGAGATCCGAGACGTGATCGGTGAGCACGCGGTTGATCTCCTCGGGCATTGATCGGTTGTAGCTCCGAAGACCGGCCTCGACGTGGGCGAGGGAGGCGTCGGTTTTCGCGGCCACGATCGCGCTCGCGAGCGTCGAGTTGGTATCGCCGTAGACCAGGATGACGTCGGGTGATTCGCGCTCGACGAGCTCGCCGAACCGGCTCACCATCGCCCCTGTCTGTCGACCCTGGCTGGCGGAGCCGACCCCGAGGTTGTACTCGGGAGCCGGGATGTCGAGCTCCTCGAAGAAGACGTCCGACATGGTCTCGCTGTAGTGCTGACCGGTGTGGACCAGCACCTCCTCGTGGCGCTCACGGAGTGCGCGCGAGACCGGGAACGCCTTCACGAACTGCGGGCGTGCGCCGACGACCGAGACGACCTTCACTGTTCGGCCTCCGGCTGCCGTGCCGGTTCCTCCGGCTCGCCCGCTTCGTGCTGGCGCACGCTGAGCTTCTCGTTGGTCTGGAGGTCGTAGACCATCGCCACCGCGAGTGAGATTCCGCCGACCATCACCAACAGCAGCGCGATCGATCCCCGGAGGAAGGCAGATCCCGCGCCGACGAACGCGAGCGGGGCGAACAATCCACTCGCGACGCCGGTGAGCGTGCCGACGAAGCCGAGGAAGTACAGGATGACGAGCGGATGGAAGTCACGCACCACGTACCGCATCACGAGCCGGTGGACGAAGTTGCGCGCGAGCAGCACGGAGAGCTTCGGGACGAACGAGGAGTACCGGATCCCGCTCTGCTCGTCGCCGTACACTGCCGGATGGGCGACGTCGGCGACCCGCAACCGGTGGACGTTGAGCGTCGAGAGCACGTCGTTCAAGAACCCGTAGTCGTCGTAAAGCCCGTCGATATCGATCCGCTGGAGTGCTTCCCGCGAGATCGCGGTATAGCCGTTCTGCGGGTCGCTCATCTTCCAGTAGCCGCTCGATACCTTCGTGAGGTAGGTGAGCAGCGAGTTACCGAAAAACCGCCATCCCGACATCTCACGGCGATCGCGATGGAGCAGCCGTGTCCCCTTCGCGTAGTCCGCCTCACCGTCCACGATCGGGTCGACGATCCGACTCAGCATGTCGGGGTTCATCTGGCCGTCGGCGTCCATCACCGCAGTGACGTCCATCCGCTCGGCGAGCGCGCGCCGGTAGCCGGTTTTGACCGCACCACCCCGGCCCTGGTTGTCCTCGTGGCGGATCGGCTCGACCACTTGATCGAAGTACACTCCGCCGTCGGCGAGCGTCGCGGCTTCGGTGCGCTCGGCGTTCGCGCGCTCGGCGTGGCGCTGGATCTCGTCCCACGTCCCGTCGGTCGAGCAGTCGTCGACGACGTACACCCGATCGACGAACCCCGGTAGCGTCTCGATCACGCGACCCACGAACGCCTCCTCGTTGTGAGCCGGCACCACCACGCCGACGGTCTTTCCTCTATACATCGCGACCACGTCCGATCGTGTACGTCCGGTGTGTGGTTCCGGCGAGATCGAGGCTGTCGCGTCCGTCGATCACCACTAACCCGTCACGAGCCTCGTCTCGGCGCTCGAACGCCGTCCAGTCGATCCCGTCGAACTCCTCGTGTGGCGTCACCACCACCACGCCGTCGAGCGGTCGGTCGGTGACGTCTCCGACGGCGATCGGGGTCGCGTCGAACTCGGCGAAGCCCGCGTCGTCGAGCAGCGGATCGGCGCAGAACACCGCCGCCCCCGCCTCGTTAAGCCCGTCGATGATCGGTCTCGCGGGCGTCGCAGCGGTCTCCTCGACACCGGGGCGGTAGGTCAAGCCGAGAACGAGCACTCGTGCGCCGTCAAGCGCCGAACCCTCGGCTTCGAACTCTTCGCGGAGCTTCTTGACGACGAAATCGGGCATCCCGTCGTTGACCGCACGTGCGGTTTCGAGCAGTGGGCCGTCGGCCTTGCGGCCGTCGAGCAGGAAGTACGGATAGTAGGGGATGCAGTGGCCCCCGACACCGGGGCCGGGGTCGTGGATGTCACAGAAGGGCTGGGTGTTCGCGGTCGCGATCGCCTCCGTCACGTCGATCTCGAGATCGTCGGTGAACCGCCCGAGTTCGTTGGCGAGCGCGATGTTCACGTCACGATAGACACCCTCGAATAATTTGACTGCTTCGGCCGTCGTCGCGTCGGAGACCGTGAGCACGCCCTTTCCGTTGATCGCCTCGTAGAGGACCGTCGCGGCACGGGTGCTCTCGTCGTCGACCCCGCCGACGACTTTCGGGTACGCGCCGCGGATGTCCTCCAGCGCGCGCCCGCTCGACGTGCGCTCGGGACAGAACGCCACCCCGAACTCCCCGAACGAGAGCCCGCTCTCACGTTCCAGTCGGGGAACGACGACCTCTCGGCAGGTCTTCGGCGGGACCGTACACTCCACCACGACGAGATCGCCCGGTTCGAGCCCTGTTGCAACGTCTTCGACGACGGATTCGAGGATCGAGAGGTCGGGCGCGTTTGCGTCGTCGATCCGGGTCGGCACGATGAGAACGTGGGCCGACGCCGCCGCGGCCGCACTGCGGTTGTCGGTCGCCGAAAGCGCGTCCGCCGCGACGAGCTCCGCCACGAGATCGTCGAGGCCGGGTTCGCGCGCGACGTGACACTCCCCTTTGTCGACCGTTTCGACCACCTCGCTGTCGGCGTCGGCACCGACGACGTTTCCGCAGACCTCGGCGTACGCCGCCGCGAGCGGCAGCCCCATCTTCCCGAGCCCGTAAACTGCAACCGGTACCTCACCGTCGCGGAAGGCTTCGCGCTGGCGTTCGGCGCTTGCGTCGCTGCCGTAGAGCGACGTGGTTCCGGCGGTTCGGCTCACACGTCGACCTCCATCGCTTCGTCGGTGGCGAGCCGGTCGATGGTTCGGGCGACTTCGAGCGCGCGCAGCCCGTCACCGGCGGTCACGACCGGCTCCGCGCCGGTCTCGGCACATTCGACGAACGCCGCGAGCTCCTCTTTCAGCGGTTCGCCACTGTCGACCATCGGTCGCTCCACGACGCCCTCGTGGCGGTAGTGGACCCCGCTGCCGCCCTCGACGTACTCCGGCAGCGAGTGGCGGTGGATCTCGACCGACCGATCGATGTAGTCGACGGTGATCCAGCACTCGCGGGCGGTGATCGAGAGCTC
Proteins encoded:
- a CDS encoding nucleotide sugar dehydrogenase; amino-acid sequence: MSRTAGTTSLYGSDASAERQREAFRDGEVPVAVYGLGKMGLPLAAAYAEVCGNVVGADADSEVVETVDKGECHVAREPGLDDLVAELVAADALSATDNRSAAAAASAHVLIVPTRIDDANAPDLSILESVVEDVATGLEPGDLVVVECTVPPKTCREVVVPRLERESGLSFGEFGVAFCPERTSSGRALEDIRGAYPKVVGGVDDESTRAATVLYEAINGKGVLTVSDATTAEAVKLFEGVYRDVNIALANELGRFTDDLEIDVTEAIATANTQPFCDIHDPGPGVGGHCIPYYPYFLLDGRKADGPLLETARAVNDGMPDFVVKKLREEFEAEGSALDGARVLVLGLTYRPGVEETAATPARPIIDGLNEAGAAVFCADPLLDDAGFAEFDATPIAVGDVTDRPLDGVVVVTPHEEFDGIDWTAFERRDEARDGLVVIDGRDSLDLAGTTHRTYTIGRGRDV
- the gdhB gene encoding glutamate dehydrogenase GdhB — its product is MSSDSQPTGPSTETADAAETESALDTARRQLTRAAEHVEIDPNVVERLAHPNAVHEVSIPLERDDGTVEVFTGYRAQHDSVRGPYKGGLRFHPGVTHDECVGLSMWMTWKSAVLDLPFGGAKGGIVVDPKNLSADENERLTRRFAQEIRDVIGPTRDIPAPDMGTDAQTMAWIMDAYSMQQSETTPGVVTGKPPVVGGSYGREEAPGRSVAIVTREVCTHYDRSLSGTTVAIQGFGSVGANAARLLDDWGATVVAVSDVNGAIHDPTGLDVHAIPTHEEEPEAVTAGVDDVLPNADLLELDVDVLIPAAVGNVLTEANADNVRADIVVEGANGPTTTAADEIFEKRGIPVVPDILANAGGVTVSYFEWLQDINRRAWSLEKVNEELEAEMLAAFEDVRTAVDERDATWRDAAYIVALRRLAEAQEARGLWP
- a CDS encoding glycosyltransferase family 2 protein, which translates into the protein MYRGKTVGVVVPAHNEEAFVGRVIETLPGFVDRVYVVDDCSTDGTWDEIQRHAERANAERTEAATLADGGVYFDQVVEPIRHEDNQGRGGAVKTGYRRALAERMDVTAVMDADGQMNPDMLSRIVDPIVDGEADYAKGTRLLHRDRREMSGWRFFGNSLLTYLTKVSSGYWKMSDPQNGYTAISREALQRIDIDGLYDDYGFLNDVLSTLNVHRLRVADVAHPAVYGDEQSGIRYSSFVPKLSVLLARNFVHRLVMRYVVRDFHPLVILYFLGFVGTLTGVASGLFAPLAFVGAGSAFLRGSIALLLVMVGGISLAVAMVYDLQTNEKLSVRQHEAGEPEEPARQPEAEQ
- a CDS encoding bacterio-opsin activator domain-containing protein, whose product is MATAADTLAGSHVLLVGTAEWTTILADALEAHGSSVRTVATADAATAALDDHPVECVVSEYALDERTGLELLRTVRDETATLPVVLCTAAGSETIASEAIAAGVTDYVAITGPFETIVDDVLTRLGQAVRTAERTDTRHDRARQFDATFHDDRTATWVLDPDGSLRRANSTARGMVAADAENATEEPFWTLPWWTDGERAIVERTIEHAIDGRFDSSTVTREHEDGTPQTLDLSARPVRDETGTVVSVVVEGVDVTERVSLERDLRESEELHRVTLNNMTDTVLITDDDGAFTYVCPNVHFIFGYTAEEIHDLGSIESLLGSDLFDRNDLAAEGVLKNIECTATDKAGREHTLLVNVREVSIQGGTLLYSCRDITKRKRREEALAGLHTTTRDLQYAGTDREIAHIVVDDAAAVLDLDASAVYLFNADENALEPVAASNGMGRLDGPLPTRRANDETIPGHTFVADDARFYDDVHDADRLANEATGIRSGAYIPLGEHGVFVAAAGTVGAFDDVLRELTDLLAATAEAALDRVERESRLREQERELQRRNAQLTRLDGLNEIIREIDGALVRAETREEIDRAVCELLTAEDRFAFAWIGDVDPTSETLEPRAWAGTEQGYLDSVSLSVGTSGAGEPAGQAAATREVQTVSNVADRLREAPWRSAALTRDYLSVLSVPLAHDDFEYGVLTVYAETANAFDGTARAVLAELGETIASATSAVERKNALLTTANTRLEFETRDSGFVFARLARRAECTLSYQGGVQRTADGVYVFVTVTDTDIEDVVAAARELVSIADVERIGTDDEAGVLRLRLSQPFLALDLADHGAVLRRATADGETATLVVDVPNSVDVRRIDRLVAETFTDVELLSKRSVDRASSRDLHAAFLDRLTDRQLEVLQTAYYSGYFESPRESTGEEIAATLGISPPAFYRHARTVQRKLFTVLFDDIGVPSAVTAG
- the wecB gene encoding non-hydrolyzing UDP-N-acetylglucosamine 2-epimerase; protein product: MKVVSVVGARPQFVKAFPVSRALRERHEEVLVHTGQHYSETMSDVFFEELDIPAPEYNLGVGSASQGRQTGAMVSRFGELVERESPDVILVYGDTNSTLASAIVAAKTDASLAHVEAGLRSYNRSMPEEINRVLTDHVSDLLFAPTQRGVENLRKEGIGDGMVHQTGDVMYDAIRWARCRAAERSAVLDEHGLTTNEYVLATVHRAGNTDDPDRLEAIMAALCDADREVVFPIHPRTSERLAECGLRETVAECLTLIDPVGYVDFVRLLDGAERVATDSGGVQKEAFFLDTPCVTLRDETEWVETVDAGWNVLVGADEAAIARELSRPVSLPEKPELYGDGDAAERIVAVIENGGSEDGGVSEVEMTSRATDG
- a CDS encoding polysaccharide deacetylase family protein; amino-acid sequence: MAEFALCLTHDVDRPYKTYRAIYDALNERDPSQLAAFRPGHNPYWQFESLMALEDDLGVRSAFYFLSEPGLPNRPFRQWCNPRYWIEHLGRYDVESTDLTNIIQALDAGGWEVGLHGSFDSFDDRERLADEKAKIERALGHEVTGGRQHFLNLTPGKETWGHHRAIGLNYDSSLGSSTEYGFQHGYEPLRPFDDEFVVFPLTAMETALVEDGNFEAAWDACESLLAEAADNDAVMTVLWHPRLLSDDFPGYRELYRRLIERALELGAWVGPPGDLYERLDDPKVGAIEA
- a CDS encoding rubrerythrin-like domain-containing protein; the encoded protein is MRDVDQSADSETPYECFDCGTIVLAATNPGQCDDCGGEIRNRLIPLE